One window from the genome of Pandoraea fibrosis encodes:
- a CDS encoding CopD family protein: MLYLWIKAVHLMAVIALIAGMVTMALGGRLSQPEWRRIARRADYGLASPALIVVWLTGPTLAIMGHWWSAPWLMIKLVLVLVISGLHGRLSATLRRLDRDGATSSPPLFQRALPVTLLSMAGIVALVIVKPF; the protein is encoded by the coding sequence TTTATCTGTGGATCAAGGCCGTACATCTGATGGCGGTGATCGCGTTGATTGCGGGGATGGTGACGATGGCGCTGGGCGGGCGTTTGTCGCAGCCCGAATGGCGTCGTATCGCGCGACGGGCGGACTACGGGCTGGCGTCGCCCGCGTTGATCGTGGTGTGGCTGACCGGCCCCACACTCGCGATCATGGGGCATTGGTGGAGCGCACCATGGCTGATGATCAAGCTGGTTCTGGTGCTGGTCATCTCGGGATTGCATGGCCGCTTGTCCGCCACGCTCAGACGATTGGATCGCGACGGCGCTACATCGTCGCCGCCGCTTTTTCAACGGGCTTTGCCGGTCACGCTGCTCTCGATGGCGGGGATCGTGGCGTTGGTGATCGTCAAGCCGTTCTGA
- a CDS encoding HAD family hydrolase, translated as MQASFEKDSILVLDVDGTLTDSVRIHQRALLGAMESLAFEDLNTDWGSYPHHTDTGILIHAHAEHGRALPQPHDLARFEHEIDERFTALLNAHGLAEIPGARAFVEAAHRSRWGVVFATGGIRQVSHRKLRSVAIDYTDAMLITASEYSSREQLVAEAIKRAQAGYGITNPRAIVSMGDGMWDLKVARQLGIDFVGIGSKRQRSPLHAEGVTVYDDMWDAMHWLTPGRGRASGTRLASRP; from the coding sequence ATGCAGGCCAGTTTCGAAAAAGACAGCATTCTGGTGCTCGATGTCGACGGCACTCTGACCGATTCGGTCCGCATTCACCAGCGCGCGCTACTTGGCGCGATGGAATCGCTGGCGTTCGAGGACCTGAACACCGACTGGGGCAGTTACCCCCATCACACCGACACCGGCATCCTGATTCACGCGCATGCCGAGCACGGCCGGGCGCTGCCGCAGCCGCACGACCTCGCTCGCTTCGAACATGAAATCGACGAGCGCTTCACCGCCCTGCTCAACGCCCATGGGCTGGCCGAGATTCCCGGCGCGCGGGCCTTCGTCGAGGCCGCGCACCGCTCACGCTGGGGTGTCGTGTTCGCGACAGGCGGCATCCGCCAGGTGAGTCACCGCAAGCTCCGCTCGGTCGCCATCGACTACACGGACGCCATGCTCATCACGGCGTCGGAATACAGCTCGCGCGAACAACTCGTCGCCGAAGCGATCAAGCGGGCGCAGGCGGGTTACGGCATTACGAATCCGCGCGCGATCGTCTCCATGGGCGATGGCATGTGGGATCTGAAAGTGGCGCGTCAGCTCGGGATCGACTTCGTCGGGATCGGCTCGAAACGCCAGCGCTCTCCGCTGCATGCCGAAGGCGTCACGGTCTACGACGATATGTGGGACGCCATGCACTGGCTTACCCCTGGCCGCGGGCGCGCGTCAGGTACTCGCTTGGCGTCACGCCCATAA
- a CDS encoding AraC family transcriptional regulator translates to MPITSAVPLDFQGHDRPVGALAKDYPDGHVVRTHQHQRAQLMYASAGILEVRTDTSFWVIPPQRALWIPGGVAHEVRMRGRVEMRTIYVDVARCGLSAPDMPVVIRVSALLRELILRAMTLPEDWSPDGRDALVMALLLEEVEWKSDSPLHLQVPRDPRLRKIFDTYLSTPADTRSLQDWAIEVGASSRTLERRFMTEFGLPFREWRQHMRLLGALPLLGAGRPITQVALEVGYDTPSAFSTMFRRFMGVTPSEYLTRARGQG, encoded by the coding sequence ATGCCGATCACTAGTGCGGTACCCCTGGATTTTCAGGGTCATGACCGCCCCGTCGGCGCGTTGGCGAAAGATTATCCGGATGGGCACGTCGTGCGGACGCACCAGCACCAGCGCGCGCAATTGATGTACGCCAGCGCTGGCATTCTCGAAGTGCGCACGGATACGTCATTCTGGGTGATTCCGCCGCAACGCGCATTGTGGATTCCGGGGGGAGTTGCGCATGAAGTGCGCATGCGCGGCAGAGTCGAGATGCGCACGATCTACGTCGACGTGGCCCGATGCGGTCTATCGGCACCCGACATGCCCGTCGTCATCCGGGTGTCCGCGCTGCTGCGCGAGTTGATTCTGCGCGCGATGACGCTTCCCGAAGACTGGTCGCCCGATGGACGCGATGCGCTCGTCATGGCGTTGCTGCTCGAGGAAGTCGAGTGGAAGAGCGACTCGCCGCTGCACTTGCAGGTGCCTCGCGATCCCCGTTTGCGCAAGATCTTCGATACCTATCTGAGCACGCCGGCCGATACCCGCAGTCTTCAGGACTGGGCGATCGAGGTCGGAGCATCGAGCCGCACGCTGGAGCGTCGGTTCATGACCGAGTTCGGCTTGCCTTTTCGGGAGTGGCGTCAGCATATGCGCCTGCTTGGCGCGCTGCCGCTGTTGGGCGCTGGGCGGCCCATCACACAGGTGGCGCTCGAAGTCGGTTACGACACGCCGAGCGCGTTTTCCACCATGTTTCGCCGCTTTATGGGCGTGACGCCAAGCGAGTACCTGACGCGCGCCCGCGGCCAGGGGTAA
- a CDS encoding aminotransferase-like domain-containing protein → MDASHDSLRATFWKPALTTGKGPRYLRLAGFIEQSVADGRLRPGDRLPAQRELAAWLGIDFTTVTRAYNRARERNAIEGRGPLGTFVSTPHVALDQVLDLGMNIPPAPAGLFLGEMLQKGIDEVLRHTDASMLMAYQLGDGGVADRQAGAMWLAPMLGAVSPSDVLVCPGAQATLAALLLIGTARDETILCEPIVYPGLHSAARTLGRQLAHVATDGDGMLPDALRAAAREHGARLVYLNPTLQNPTTRTMPERRRRELLAIAETLDLTFIEDDPYWRLALDAPPPLARLAPHRVHYVATLSKCLTPGLRTAYVRLASARQRDNFLNTLHSFALMAPPLMTGLATQWIHNGMADRILDGVKDAAAQRQAIAAEILGNEHTCAAQGIHLWHALPAPWTARELTMAARAEGLAVTPADAFCLTPDAPNAIRISLGGVRDTERLASALKRLKALLREAPPSLHPAIV, encoded by the coding sequence ATGGACGCTTCCCACGACAGCCTGCGCGCCACCTTCTGGAAGCCCGCCCTGACCACCGGCAAGGGGCCGCGCTATCTGCGGTTGGCCGGATTCATCGAGCAGTCGGTGGCGGACGGCCGTCTGCGGCCCGGCGACCGGCTGCCGGCGCAGCGTGAGCTCGCGGCGTGGCTGGGCATCGATTTCACGACCGTCACGCGCGCCTACAACCGGGCGCGCGAGCGCAACGCCATCGAGGGTCGCGGCCCGCTCGGCACCTTCGTCAGCACGCCGCACGTGGCACTCGATCAGGTGCTCGATCTCGGGATGAACATTCCGCCGGCACCGGCCGGCCTGTTTTTGGGCGAGATGCTGCAAAAGGGCATCGACGAAGTGCTCCGGCACACGGATGCGTCGATGCTCATGGCCTATCAACTGGGAGACGGAGGCGTGGCCGACCGGCAGGCCGGCGCCATGTGGCTCGCGCCGATGCTCGGCGCGGTCTCCCCGTCCGACGTTCTCGTCTGCCCCGGGGCGCAGGCCACGTTGGCTGCGCTATTGCTCATCGGCACTGCGCGCGACGAGACAATACTGTGCGAGCCGATCGTCTACCCTGGGTTGCACAGCGCTGCCCGCACCCTTGGCCGCCAGCTGGCGCATGTCGCCACCGACGGCGACGGCATGCTGCCCGACGCGCTGAGGGCCGCCGCACGCGAGCACGGCGCTCGCCTGGTCTACCTCAACCCCACGCTCCAGAACCCGACCACCCGCACGATGCCCGAGCGCCGCCGCCGCGAATTGCTCGCTATCGCCGAGACGCTCGATCTGACGTTCATCGAGGACGATCCCTACTGGCGCCTGGCACTCGACGCTCCGCCACCGCTGGCACGTCTCGCGCCGCATCGTGTGCACTACGTGGCAACCCTGTCGAAATGCCTCACGCCGGGGTTGCGCACCGCCTATGTCCGGCTTGCCAGCGCACGCCAACGCGACAACTTTCTGAATACGCTGCACTCGTTCGCGCTGATGGCGCCACCGCTAATGACGGGACTGGCCACGCAGTGGATTCACAACGGTATGGCCGATCGCATTCTGGATGGCGTGAAAGATGCCGCCGCACAGCGCCAGGCCATCGCGGCAGAGATTCTTGGCAACGAACACACCTGCGCGGCGCAGGGCATCCATCTCTGGCACGCACTGCCAGCGCCATGGACGGCCCGCGAATTGACGATGGCCGCGCGCGCCGAAGGGTTGGCCGTCACGCCCGCCGATGCCTTCTGCCTGACTCCCGACGCCCCCAACGCCATCCGCATTTCGCTGGGCGGCGTGCGAGATACCGAGCGCCTCGCCAGCGCCCTCAAACGCCTGAAGGCATTACTGCGCGAAGCGCCGCCGAGCCTGCACCCCGCCATCGTGTGA